One part of the Eptesicus fuscus isolate TK198812 chromosome 2, DD_ASM_mEF_20220401, whole genome shotgun sequence genome encodes these proteins:
- the SENP8 gene encoding sentrin-specific protease 8 isoform X2 has protein sequence MDPVVLSYMDSLLRQSDVSLLDPPRWLNDRIIGFAFEYFANSQFHDCSDQVCFISPEVTQFIKCTSNPAEITMFLEPLDLPNKRVVFLAINDNSNQAAGGTHWSLLVYLQDKNSFFHYDSHSRSNSVHAKQVAEKLEAFLGGKGDKLVFVEEKAPAQQNSYDCGMYVICNTEALCQNVFRQQPESLLQLLTPTYITKKRGEWKDLIARLAKN, from the coding sequence ATGGACCCTGTCGTCTTGAGTTACATGGACAGTCTACTGCGGCAATCAGATGTATCACTATTGGATCCTCCACGCTGGCTCAATGACCGTATTATTGGGTTTGCCTTTGAGTATTTTGCCAACAGTCAGTTTCATGACTGCTCTGACCAAGTCTGCTTCATCAGTCCTGAAGTCACCCAGTTCATCAAGTGCACCAGCAATCCAGCGGAGATTACCATGTTCCTTGAACCCCTGGACCTCCCCAACAAGAGAGTTGTATTTTTAGCCATCAATGATAATTCCaaccaggcagctgggggaaccCATTGGAGTTTGCTGGTTTATCTCCAAGATAAAAATAGCTTTTTTCATTATGACTCCCATAGCAGAAGCAACTCAGTTCATGCAAAGCAGGTAGCAGAGAAGTTGGAGGCTTTCTTAGGTGGAAAAGGAGACAAACTGGTCTTTGTAGAAGAGAAAGCCCCTGCTCAACAAAACAGCTATGACTGTGGGATGTACGTGATATGTAACACTGAAGCCTTGTGTCAGAACGTCTTTAGACAACAGCCAGAGTCACTATTGCAGCTACTCACTCCTACGTACATCACAAAGAAGAGGGGAGAATGGAAAGATCTCATCGCCAGACTTGCTAAAAATTAG